The following are encoded together in the Streptomyces tsukubensis genome:
- a CDS encoding DUF4331 domain-containing protein: MTSPTPRPRSRRVLDHSLLVLGAGALATGLGVLTLAPGISAASSHREAPLIAGDPRADNTDVYAFTSPDRSDTVTLAANWIPFEEPNGGPNFYQFADDARYNIKIDNTGDGNADVTYSWRFRTLTRDAGDQFLYNTGQVTSLNDPDLNIRQVYDLTVTTSRGTSTVLRGAPVAPSNVGKASMPNYGTLRNQAVRGLARGGKAFAGQAEDPFFADLRVFDLLYGGDLSERGQDTLAGYNVNSVALQIPKKDLALRGNATRNPVVGIWSTTERRGVQVTDSRTRSSHTGWKQVSRLGNPLVNEVVVPLKYKDAFNTLNPSQDRTVQPVVDKVLDPILPKLIQKVYGVPAPKAPRNDLAEIYLTGICKACGPIKADLNAHRLNKDASLKKIVPAEELRLNMAVPPTAKPNRLGVLAGDLAGFPNGRRLTDDVIDISLQAVEGAAQTGELVPALAAGDKVDANEVPFGTRFPYLALPHSKSVNSGPTGGARQSATNPSHAAALGTAGAALLGLGGLRLRRRRATS, encoded by the coding sequence TTGACCTCCCCCACTCCGAGGCCGCGCAGCCGGCGCGTCCTCGACCACTCCCTCCTCGTTCTCGGTGCGGGTGCGCTGGCCACGGGGCTCGGCGTCCTCACGCTCGCACCTGGAATCAGTGCGGCGTCGAGCCACCGCGAGGCCCCGCTGATCGCCGGTGACCCTCGGGCGGACAACACCGACGTGTACGCGTTCACCAGCCCCGACCGCTCGGACACGGTGACGCTCGCCGCCAACTGGATTCCTTTCGAGGAGCCCAACGGTGGTCCGAACTTCTACCAGTTCGCGGACGACGCCCGGTACAACATCAAGATCGACAACACGGGTGACGGCAATGCCGATGTCACGTACAGCTGGCGCTTTCGCACCCTGACGCGGGACGCCGGTGACCAGTTCCTCTACAACACGGGCCAGGTGACCTCGCTCAACGACCCGGACCTCAACATCCGTCAGGTCTACGACCTGACGGTGACCACCTCCCGCGGTACGTCCACGGTGCTGCGCGGGGCCCCGGTGGCGCCGTCGAACGTGGGCAAGGCGTCCATGCCGAACTACGGCACCCTTCGCAATCAGGCGGTGCGTGGTCTGGCACGTGGCGGCAAGGCGTTCGCCGGACAGGCGGAGGACCCGTTCTTCGCCGACCTGCGCGTCTTCGACCTGCTCTACGGCGGGGACCTGAGCGAGCGCGGGCAGGACACGCTCGCCGGGTACAACGTCAACTCGGTCGCCCTCCAGATCCCCAAGAAGGACCTCGCGCTGCGGGGCAACGCCACCCGCAACCCGGTCGTCGGGATCTGGTCCACCACCGAACGCCGCGGCGTCCAGGTCACGGACTCCCGGACCAGGAGCAGCCACACCGGGTGGAAGCAGGTATCCCGCCTCGGCAACCCGCTGGTCAACGAGGTCGTCGTACCGCTCAAGTACAAGGACGCCTTCAACACCCTCAATCCCAGCCAGGACCGTACCGTCCAGCCCGTCGTGGACAAGGTGCTGGACCCGATCCTGCCCAAGCTCATTCAGAAGGTGTACGGCGTTCCGGCACCCAAGGCACCGCGTAACGACCTGGCGGAGATCTACCTCACCGGCATCTGCAAGGCATGCGGACCGATCAAGGCCGATCTGAACGCGCACCGGCTCAACAAGGACGCCTCGCTCAAGAAGATCGTCCCGGCCGAGGAGCTACGGCTGAACATGGCCGTACCGCCCACCGCGAAGCCGAACAGGCTCGGCGTGCTCGCCGGCGACCTGGCCGGCTTCCCGAACGGGCGCCGACTGACCGACGACGTCATCGACATCTCCCTCCAGGCGGTGGAGGGCGCCGCCCAGACCGGCGAACTCGTCCCCGCGCTCGCCGCGGGCGACAAGGTCGACGCCAATGAGGTGCCCTTCGGCACACGCTTCCCGTACCTGGCGCTCCCGCACTCCAAGAGCGTCAACAGCGGGCCGACCGGCGGAGCCCGACAGTCCGCGACGAACCCTTCACACGCCGCCGCCCTCGGCACCGCGGGTGCCGCACTGCTCGGCCTCGGCGGACTGCGCCTGCGACGGCGCCGCGCCACCAGCTGA
- a CDS encoding tetratricopeptide repeat protein, whose amino-acid sequence MPGPTDNAPTPPARGGGRLRNTAVALTLGAVLFTVGALGLAPPQQASTTRSAVAAPRSTDAVEARRARVRKLPADPAGWSSLGMAYVQQARSTADAATYTRAETALRKSLSLQPSGNFAAETGMGALEAARHHFADALTWAQRATTSNPYSAPAQGVLADALTQLGRYEDSYTVVQRMTDLRPDSSALARASYSWELRGDRARARDLMNKSFQAAGTPAERAFALTHLATLALESGDPRTALDLAGTGLVALPGDAALLETRARAHTALGQRAPAVADFTAAIAAAPLPQYLLGLADLQRSLGHPQKAEEQYDVLRAQERVRRATGGVADVDGVLFEADHGDPDTAVTMGRAALRQRPFIAVHDAFAWALHRAGRDTEAIEQAHLALALGTVSAPFHYHRALINQALGRTEAARKDLRRALDIDPHFHPVDAPRARAALSRIESDR is encoded by the coding sequence GTGCCAGGCCCGACCGACAATGCCCCCACCCCACCGGCCCGCGGTGGCGGACGACTGCGCAACACGGCCGTCGCCCTCACCCTGGGGGCCGTTCTGTTCACGGTCGGAGCACTGGGCCTGGCTCCGCCGCAGCAGGCGTCGACTACACGGTCCGCGGTGGCCGCCCCCCGCAGCACGGACGCGGTCGAAGCCCGCCGGGCCCGTGTACGAAAGCTGCCCGCCGACCCCGCGGGCTGGTCCTCTCTCGGTATGGCCTACGTGCAACAGGCACGCAGCACTGCGGACGCCGCCACCTACACCCGCGCCGAAACCGCACTGCGAAAGTCCCTGTCCCTCCAGCCGTCCGGCAACTTCGCGGCAGAGACCGGGATGGGCGCTCTCGAAGCGGCCCGCCACCACTTCGCCGACGCCCTGACCTGGGCACAGCGGGCAACCACCTCCAACCCCTACAGCGCACCGGCCCAAGGCGTCCTCGCGGACGCACTCACCCAACTCGGCCGGTACGAGGACTCCTACACCGTCGTCCAGCGCATGACCGACCTCAGACCCGACAGCAGCGCCCTCGCGCGCGCCTCCTACAGCTGGGAACTCAGGGGCGACAGGGCCAGGGCGCGCGATCTGATGAACAAGTCCTTCCAGGCCGCCGGAACTCCGGCGGAGAGGGCGTTCGCCCTGACCCATCTCGCGACTCTCGCCCTGGAATCCGGAGATCCGCGTACCGCTCTGGACCTCGCCGGTACGGGGCTCGTGGCCCTGCCCGGGGACGCCGCCCTGCTTGAGACGCGGGCGCGCGCCCACACCGCCCTGGGGCAACGCGCCCCGGCAGTCGCCGACTTCACCGCCGCCATCGCCGCCGCGCCTCTGCCGCAGTACCTCCTCGGCCTGGCAGACCTCCAACGGTCCCTCGGGCACCCGCAGAAGGCCGAGGAGCAGTACGACGTACTCCGGGCGCAGGAGAGGGTGAGACGAGCGACCGGTGGAGTAGCCGACGTGGACGGGGTCCTCTTCGAGGCCGATCACGGAGACCCGGACACGGCAGTCACGATGGGTCGTGCCGCTCTGCGACAGCGGCCATTCATCGCGGTCCACGACGCGTTCGCCTGGGCCCTGCACCGGGCCGGCCGCGACACCGAGGCCATCGAGCAGGCCCACCTCGCACTCGCACTGGGCACGGTCAGCGCACCGTTCCACTATCACCGGGCGCTGATCAACCAGGCACTCGGCAGAACGGAGGCCGCCCGGAAGGACCTCCGGCGGGCCCTGGACATCGACCCCCACTTCCACCCGGTGGACGCCCCCCGGGCGCGTGCCGCGCTCAGCAGAATCGAATCCGACCGATGA